AGTGTTGGATGCCGGTCAGCAATCTCGGGGAGGGGCGGCAGTACCAGCCCTCATCTAATATGTGCACGCGGTCTTCCCGTGCAAACTGTTTTCCCCTGAATGCCGGTCGGCTTGTAATGAGTTGTTTGCGGATGCGGTCGGTTCGTACTCCGGTCCATACGATCAGGGTATAGTCGGGTTCGCGGGCAGCTACCACTTCCCAGTCGGTCTGAACTGATTCCCGATCGACGTCGCCGAAAATGTTGATCCCCCCGACGATTTCGCTTACATCGGTCAGCCAGTTGCGTCTGCCCGGCGTAAATACCGGTTTGGGCCACCATTCCCAATACAGGCGCGGTCGAGGTTGATCCTTCGGGACCCGCTCCCGGATTTGCCGGATTCGTTCCTCGAAGATCGTTGCTGTGCGCTCTGCCGCTTCCTCCACTCCACAGGCGGATCCCACGATTCGGATATCTCGGGGAATATCTTTGATCGATTTCGGGTAAAGAACCAAATAGGGGATACCGGCTTGTCGAAGGCGCTCCACGTTTTTCTCCATCCCAGGGACACTGAGGGAAGCGAGCACCCAATCGGGCTGGAGCGAACGTACTTTTTCCATGTCGATATCCAAATCCGGCCCGAGTCGGGGGAGATGCTTGATTGATTCCGGCCAGTCGGAATAATCGTCCACGCCGACGAGGCGGTCTTCCAAACCGAGGAGGCAGAGGATTTCGGTATTGCTGGGGCAGATGGAGACAATGCGCTTCATTGTGGTCCCTCCTTTTCTCGATCATACCGCATCTCCCCGATTCGATCCACAGGGAGCGATTTGAAAGGAGCTACTCTACGCATGGCGATGAAAACGGAAACCGTAGGCAAGAAAGTGGAACGACCCTTTCGGGAACGGCGTTTGTACTGCACGAA
The window above is part of the Polycladomyces subterraneus genome. Proteins encoded here:
- a CDS encoding ABC transporter substrate-binding protein; translated protein: MKRIVSICPSNTEILCLLGLEDRLVGVDDYSDWPESIKHLPRLGPDLDIDMEKVRSLQPDWVLASLSVPGMEKNVERLRQAGIPYLVLYPKSIKDIPRDIRIVGSACGVEEAAERTATIFEERIRQIRERVPKDQPRPRLYWEWWPKPVFTPGRRNWLTDVSEIVGGINIFGDVDRESVQTDWEVVAAREPDYTLIVWTGVRTDRIRKQLITSRPAFRGKQFAREDRVHILDEGWYCRPSPRLLTGIQHLAHILYPDRFGPPDPERPLAPIAVRP